The genomic region GTCTCTCTCCAATCATCTTGCCGGCGCATTACCGATCATCGGCGTGGGCGGGATACTCAGCGGGGAGGACGCTGAGCAGAAAATCAAGGCAGGTGCCAGCCTGGTACAGGTCTACAGTGGCTTGGTGTACCGCGGCCCTGTGCTGGTTGACGACATTTGTCGCACATTGGGCTGAGGTGGCGCAGCCTATCCTGTATTCCTATCGGCGCTGCCCCTATGCCATGCGAGCACGGATGGCATTGCACTATGCCAACATTGCCGTGGACATCCGTGAGATCGTGCTCAAGGCCAAACCTACGCATATGTTGCAAGTGTCACCTAAAGGCACTGTGCCGGTACTGGTGTTGCCTGATGGTGTCGTCATCGACGAAAGCCTGGATATCATGCGCTGGGCGCTGCAACATCATGATCCTGAAGGCTGGCTTGGCAGCCCGGCGCTGCTTGCGCAGGCAGAAAGCTTGATTGCCGAGAACGATGGCCCCTTCAAACACGCCTTGGACCGGTATAAATACGCGATTCGCTTTCCTGAACAGCCACCTGAGGTATATCGTGCGCAAGGGGAAATATTTCTGCAGCAGCTGGAGTCGCGCTTGCAGCAACAGTCTTATTTGCTGGGAAGCCATCAGGGATTGGCGGATGTGGCGATATTCCCTTTCGTGCGCCAGTTTGCCATGGTGGACCAGCCATGGTTTCTCTCTGCGCCTTATCCCCAAGTGAGAGCCTGGCTGCAGGCGTGGGTGGAAAGCGAGCGCTTTGCCGCGATTATGCAGAAATATCCGATCTACACGGATTAGATAGAAGCAGGTGTCTGGCTTTACCAATAAAAACGCCGCATTCTTGCGGCGTTTTCGTCGTAGCGTTGAGGCCAGGCTAGGGGCTAGCTTGGCATATCGGCTTCAAGAGTCGATTTGTCTTTCGGGCTGCTCGTTTCATTAAAATCGAGCTTGATATTATCGTGTTCATCGATATCCACGTGCACATGGCCGCCATTCGCCAATTTCCCGAATAGCAACTCGTCTGCCAAGGCCCTGCGGATGGTGTCCTGGATCAGACGCGACATCGGGCGTGCACCCATCAATGGATCAAATCCCTTCTTGCCCAGATAAGCTTTGAGCGCATCGCTGAACGTGGCTTCCACTTTCTTCTCATGCAACTGGTCCTCAAGCTGCATGAGGAACTTGTCAACCACACGCACGATGATTTCTTCCGAGAGCGGTGCAAAAGAGACGATCGCGTCCAGACGGTTGCGGAACTCAGGACTGAACAGGCGCTTAATATCGCCCATCTCGTCGCCAGAGTTGCTACCTAGAGTAAAGCCGATGCTGGTCTTGCTGATCGCCTCAGCGCCTGCATTGGTCGTCATGATGATGGTCACGTTGCGGAAATCAGCCTTGCGGCCATTGTTGTCGGTCAGCGTTCCGTGA from Methylobacillus flagellatus KT harbors:
- a CDS encoding glutathione S-transferase is translated as MAQPILYSYRRCPYAMRARMALHYANIAVDIREIVLKAKPTHMLQVSPKGTVPVLVLPDGVVIDESLDIMRWALQHHDPEGWLGSPALLAQAESLIAENDGPFKHALDRYKYAIRFPEQPPEVYRAQGEIFLQQLESRLQQQSYLLGSHQGLADVAIFPFVRQFAMVDQPWFLSAPYPQVRAWLQAWVESERFAAIMQKYPIYTD